One part of the Persephonella sp. genome encodes these proteins:
- the cheB gene encoding chemotaxis-specific protein-glutamate methyltransferase CheB: MKKKVLIVDDSAIVRRVLSKILERLNLEIDTAKDGEEAVEKALSNRYDLITVDIEMPGKNGIQVIKEIMEKNPTRILVISAYTTEDAELTLEALDNGALGFITKPSKIGTSVQQIEKEIIQKVEEILKVPRYKILMNLKKASKLKNDFDQIKRIDTTSYKPNEDTKYVLIGASTGGPRLIETIVSTLPENYPYPLCIVQHMPVNFTKKFAERLNSLSKLNVVEASNGEEVVPGKVIIGKGGWHLHFARRSTDNVVICKLAPNTAGRFFVPSVDEMFFSALKVIDPKQIMAVLLTGIGDDGADGMVELRKRGAYTIAESEETAIVYGMPKEAYLRGGAVKVLPFPKIVEEILKFGTKNELQRV, translated from the coding sequence TTGAAGAAGAAGGTTCTGATTGTTGATGATTCGGCGATAGTTAGAAGAGTTTTGAGCAAAATACTGGAAAGGCTAAACCTTGAAATTGATACAGCAAAAGATGGAGAAGAAGCTGTAGAGAAGGCGTTATCCAACAGATACGACCTGATCACCGTTGATATAGAAATGCCCGGAAAAAACGGTATTCAGGTAATAAAAGAAATAATGGAAAAAAACCCAACAAGAATTCTGGTGATAAGTGCTTACACAACCGAAGATGCTGAGCTAACGCTGGAAGCACTGGACAATGGAGCCTTAGGCTTTATTACTAAGCCGTCAAAAATAGGCACATCTGTTCAACAGATAGAAAAGGAAATAATCCAGAAAGTTGAGGAAATTCTTAAGGTTCCCAGATATAAAATATTGATGAACTTAAAAAAAGCCTCAAAGCTCAAAAATGATTTTGACCAGATAAAAAGAATAGATACAACTTCGTATAAACCTAATGAAGACACAAAGTATGTTTTAATCGGTGCGTCAACAGGAGGACCGAGACTGATAGAAACGATTGTGTCTACACTGCCGGAGAATTATCCCTATCCTTTGTGTATTGTTCAGCACATGCCAGTTAATTTCACAAAGAAATTTGCAGAAAGATTAAATAGCCTCAGCAAATTAAATGTGGTTGAGGCATCAAACGGTGAAGAAGTCGTGCCCGGTAAAGTGATAATAGGAAAAGGAGGCTGGCATCTTCATTTTGCAAGGAGATCAACTGATAATGTTGTAATATGTAAACTGGCACCTAATACAGCCGGAAGATTTTTCGTCCCATCTGTTGATGAGATGTTCTTCTCTGCCCTTAAAGTTATTGATCCAAAACAGATCATGGCTGTCCTTTTAACAGGAATAGGAGATGACGGTGCCGACGGAATGGTAGAATTAAGAAAAAGAGGAGCTTATACTATAGCAGAAAGCGAAGAAACCGCTATAGTATACGGTATGCCGAAAGAGGCATACCTGAGGGGAGGTGCTGTTAAGGTTTTGCCTTTTCCAAAAATAGTTGAAGAAATCCTTAAGTTTGGAACAAAAAATGAGCTTCAAAGAGTTTGA